A genome region from Setaria italica strain Yugu1 chromosome III, Setaria_italica_v2.0, whole genome shotgun sequence includes the following:
- the LOC101780779 gene encoding uncharacterized protein LOC101780779 yields the protein MFSFSSSCTLEHSYRLHKLQLYNSHDHIVMDVQSCMKATLLAIIIISVVTWLSHMYSCIKNSMESLPSVVSVVIAPKCLFIFSNIIVMYLVSESKLSRRRSKLQKAGDDTAARDEDMIQDSQKQEEVVLAEVLLPTIIGESKQEQENKMAMVVYDEKGALLGNGDVPMLVVMDEERETSAVNDSLRMNQIVLHNADEVHEEIEEGDFELEQGDEMSEDVEQQFAVEDELGERDLPPADELNRRVEDFIARFNMERQLEEARMLVCCY from the coding sequence ATGTTTTCCTTCTCATCTTCTTGTACACTTGAGCACAGCTATAGGTTACACAAGCTGCAACTGTACAATTCCCATGACCATATAGTCATGGACGTCCAAAGCTGCATGAAGGCCACTCTTCTTGCCATAATCATCATATCCGTGGTAACTTGGCTGTCCCACATGTACTCTTGCATAAAGAATTCCATGGAGTCCCTCCCTTCTGTTGTCTCGGTTGTCATCGCACCGAAGTGCCTCTTCATCTTCTCTAACATCATCGTTATGTATCTTGTAAGTGAGTCAAAGCTCTCACGTCGCAGAAGCAAGCTGCAGAAGGCTGGTGATGACACTGCTGCAAGAGATGAGGATATGATACAAGATAGTCAGAAACAGGAAGAGGTTGTGCTGGCAGAGGTCTTGCTTCCGACGATCATTGGAGAGagcaagcaagaacaagaaaaTAAGATGGCAATGGTAGTATACGATGAAAAGGGTGCTCTACTAGGAAATGGAGATGTGCCGATGTTAGTCGTGATGGATGAAGAAAGGGAAACCTCTGCAGTAAATGATAGTTTGAGGATGAATCAAATTGTTCTACATAACGCCGATGAAGTGCACGAAGAAATTGAAGAGGGGGATTTTGAGTTGGAACAAGGAGATGAGATGAGTGAAGATGTGGAACAACAGTTCGCAGTGGAGGACGAGTTGGGGGAGAGGGACCTACCGCCGGCCGACGAGCTGAACCGGCGTGTGGAGGATTTCATCGCGAGGTTCAATATGGAGAGGCAGCTGGAGGAGGCAAGGATGCTCGTGTGCTGCTACTGA
- the LOC101781183 gene encoding 11-beta-hydroxysteroid dehydrogenase 1B, translated as MDLVNGVLNWVVTPAMVAGLLLFYPPYYLFKSCYSFLSWLFPEDVAGKVVLVTGASSGIGEQLAYQYALKRASLALVARTESSLRHVADRAIELGARDVIVLPGDVANPDDCKRFVQTAISHYDRLDHLVCNAGIASVGAFQEIPDVTNYSSQLDVNFWGSVQTTFAALPYLKRSRGRIVVTASATAWNPVPRMSFYNAANAALVNFFETLRTELGSEIGITIVTPGWIESEMSKGKYLKEHGEMEVDQEMRDAQIGLFPVEYAKNCARAMVQAACQGERYLTVPAWFRAMYLWRVFAPEVVEVCYRLLYMHGHGASQTDAPSKTMAQAGGKQLLYPTSLRSDDVKSD; from the exons ATGGATCTGGTGAACGGGGTGCTGAACTGGGTGGTGACGCCGGCCATGGTGGCCGGCCTGCTGCTCTTCTACCCGCCCTACTACCTCTTCAAGAGCTGCTACTCCTTCCTCTCATGGCTCTTCCCCGAGGACGTCGCCGGGAAGGTCGTCCTCGTCACCGGCGCATCCTCCGGCATCGGCGAG CAACTGGCATACCAGTACGCGTTGAAGAGGGCCTCTCTAGCCCTAGTAGCAAGAACGGAATCGAGCCTCCGTCATGTTGCGGACCGAGCAATTGAGCTCGGTGCACGTGACGTGATTGTTCTACCAGGCGATGTCGCAAACCCTGATGATTGCAAGAGATTTGTCCAGACTGCGATCAGTCACTACGATCGAT TGGACCATCTTGTGTGCAACGCTGGCATCGCAAGCGTAGGAGCGTTTCAGGAGATTCCAGATGTGACCAACTACAGTTCTCAGCTT GATGTGAACTTCTGGGGTTCAGTTCAGACAACCTTTGCTGCACTCCCGTATCTGAAAAGGAGCCGAGGAAGAATCGTTGTCACCGCTTCTGCAACAGCATGGAATCCTGTTCCAAGAATGAGCTTCTATAAT GCTGCCAATGCTGCGCTGGTGAACTTCTTTGAGACGCTGCGAACCGAGCTTGGAAGCGAAATTGGGATCACAATAGTAACCCCTGGATGGATCGAGTCTGAAATGTCAAAAGGGAAATACCTGAAGGAGCATGGAGAGATGGAGGTTGATCAAGAAATGCGTGAT GCTCAAATTGGTTTGtttccagtggagtacgcgaaGAACTGCGCCAGGGCCATGGTGCAAGCAGCTTGCCAAGGTGAGCGCTATCTCACAGTGCCGGCATGGTTCAGGGCAATGTACCTGTGGAGGGTGTTTGCGCCGGAGGTCGTCGAGGTCTGCTACCGCCTCCTGTACATGCACGGCCATGGCGCGAGCCAAACCGACGCC